Proteins from one Mycobacterium sp. EPa45 genomic window:
- a CDS encoding LLM class flavin-dependent oxidoreductase, translated as MAQNPLHLGVALDGYGWHPRAWQHTLAADPTVGPVTSGRYWTELAATAERGLLDFLTIDDSFTAQPGRQAQISPRRLAGRADAVLVAARIAPVTRHIGLIPVATVTHTEPFHVSKAIATLDFVTRGRAGWQARVSPTAHEAAVFGRRTVPDGTELFDEATDFVDVVRRLWDSWEDDAVIRDVATGRYVDRDKLHYIDFAGRYFSVKGPSITPRPPQGQPVVAALAHAQRVYDFAAAAADLVFVTPTDEASVREILSQLSGAAKPVADLVVSFGGDGDFRSDALIFTGGPAQLVEVLLGWRDLGLSGFRLRPAVNATDLPVIVDEVVPLLQRAGQFRTRYRDGETLRERFGLPAAVNRYAKAGV; from the coding sequence ATGGCGCAAAACCCTCTGCACCTCGGCGTCGCGCTCGACGGCTACGGCTGGCACCCGCGGGCCTGGCAGCACACGCTGGCCGCCGACCCGACGGTCGGTCCGGTGACGTCCGGCCGGTACTGGACGGAGCTCGCCGCCACCGCCGAGCGCGGGCTGCTGGACTTTCTCACCATCGACGACAGCTTCACCGCTCAACCGGGGCGCCAGGCGCAGATCAGTCCGCGCCGGCTCGCCGGCCGGGCGGACGCGGTTCTGGTCGCGGCCAGGATCGCCCCGGTGACCCGCCACATCGGGCTCATCCCGGTGGCGACGGTCACCCACACCGAGCCGTTTCACGTCTCCAAAGCCATCGCGACACTGGATTTTGTCACCCGCGGCCGGGCCGGCTGGCAGGCCAGGGTGAGCCCGACCGCGCACGAGGCAGCCGTGTTTGGCCGGCGAACTGTGCCCGACGGAACCGAATTGTTCGACGAGGCAACCGACTTCGTCGATGTGGTGCGACGACTGTGGGACAGCTGGGAGGACGACGCCGTCATCCGCGACGTCGCCACCGGCCGCTACGTCGACCGCGACAAGCTGCACTACATCGACTTCGCCGGCAGGTACTTCTCGGTCAAGGGCCCGTCGATCACCCCTCGCCCTCCGCAGGGCCAGCCGGTGGTCGCGGCCCTCGCGCACGCGCAGCGGGTATATGACTTCGCCGCCGCCGCAGCCGATCTGGTATTCGTCACCCCGACCGACGAGGCCTCAGTCCGGGAGATACTGAGTCAGTTGAGTGGCGCGGCGAAGCCCGTCGCCGACCTGGTGGTTAGCTTCGGTGGCGACGGCGACTTCCGTTCCGATGCACTGATATTCACCGGCGGCCCCGCGCAGCTGGTCGAGGTGTTGCTGGGTTGGCGAGACCTCGGCCTGTCCGGGTTCCGGTTGCGTCCCGCGGTCAACGCTACCGACCTGCCGGTCATCGTCGACGAGGTGGTGCCACTGCTGCAGCGGGCCGGTCAATTTCGCACCCGCTACCGCGACGGCGAGACGCTGCGGGAACGGTTCGGCCTACCGGCCGCCGTCAACCGCTATGCGAAAGCGGGTGTGTGA
- a CDS encoding LLM class flavin-dependent oxidoreductase, producing the protein MSVPLSILDLSPISAGSDAATALHNTVDLARHAEQWGYRRYWVAEHHFVAVASSAPAVLIGQIAAATERIRVGAAAVQLGYTTALAVVESFGMLEQFHPGRIDLGLGRSGQRRKEAERGEQPPRPAEPWREVDGVVVPSAFDTRTLLASPRMRALSTVLTQPEAVSPDFADQVGDVLALLDGSHTVQDFPVHAVPGEDSGLTPWIFGSSRGQSAEVAGARGLPFVASYHITPSSALDAVEAYRAAFTPSLHLSKPHVVVSADVVVADDSATAHHLAKPFGRWVYSIRAQGGAVPYPDPDTVEPLTDQERAVVEDRLATQFVGDAEEVADKLAALVRVTAADELVVTTATHQHADRLRSYELLAKRWGVAG; encoded by the coding sequence ATGAGCGTCCCGCTGTCGATCCTCGACCTTTCGCCGATCAGCGCGGGAAGCGATGCGGCCACCGCGCTGCACAACACCGTCGACCTGGCGCGTCACGCCGAACAGTGGGGCTACCGCCGATATTGGGTCGCCGAGCACCACTTCGTCGCTGTCGCGAGTTCGGCTCCGGCGGTCTTGATCGGCCAGATCGCCGCGGCCACCGAACGGATCCGGGTGGGCGCCGCGGCGGTCCAACTCGGGTACACCACCGCGCTGGCCGTCGTCGAGAGCTTCGGTATGCTCGAGCAATTCCACCCCGGGCGCATCGACCTCGGGCTCGGTCGCTCGGGTCAGCGCCGAAAAGAAGCCGAGCGCGGCGAGCAGCCGCCGCGCCCCGCTGAACCCTGGCGTGAGGTCGACGGCGTCGTGGTGCCGTCGGCGTTCGATACGCGGACATTGCTCGCCAGCCCGCGGATGCGGGCGCTGTCAACGGTTCTCACCCAGCCCGAGGCCGTGTCGCCGGACTTCGCCGACCAGGTCGGCGACGTCCTGGCGCTGCTCGACGGCAGCCACACGGTGCAGGATTTCCCCGTCCACGCCGTACCCGGGGAGGACTCCGGTCTCACACCCTGGATTTTCGGCAGCAGTAGGGGACAGAGCGCCGAAGTCGCCGGGGCGCGGGGCCTGCCGTTCGTCGCGAGCTATCACATCACGCCCAGCTCGGCGCTCGACGCCGTCGAGGCCTACCGGGCCGCCTTCACCCCGTCGCTGCATCTGTCGAAACCACACGTGGTGGTCTCCGCCGACGTCGTCGTCGCCGACGACTCCGCCACCGCGCACCATCTGGCGAAACCGTTTGGGCGATGGGTGTATTCGATTCGTGCGCAGGGCGGGGCGGTGCCGTACCCGGATCCCGACACCGTCGAACCGCTGACCGACCAGGAGCGGGCCGTGGTCGAGGACCGGCTCGCCACCCAATTCGTCGGCGACGCCGAGGAGGTGGCCGACAAGCTCGCCGCCCTGGTACGGGTCACCGCCGCGGACGAGCTGGTGGTGACGACCGCGACTCATCAGCACGCCGACCGGTTGCGCTCATACGAACTATTGGCCAAACGTTGGGGTGTGGCAGGATGA
- a CDS encoding NtaA/DmoA family FMN-dependent monooxygenase (This protein belongs to a clade of FMN-dependent monooxygenases, within a broader family of flavin-dependent oxidoreductases, the luciferase-like monooxygenase (LMM) family, some of whose members use coenzyme F420 rather than FMN.), with the protein MTREGKQRKQVHLAAHFPGVNNTTVWSDPDSGSQVEFDSFIHLARKAEEGLFDFFFLAEGLRLREHRGRIHDLDVVGRPDTFTVLAALAAVTEHIGLAGTINTTFNEPFEVSRQFASLDHLSDGRAAWNMVTSSDAFTGENFRRGGFLEHADRYRRAEEFITVAREFWDSWAADAVIADPETGTYVDPDRIKTVSHRGPQFDIRGVSTLPGGPQGHPVLLQAGDSDEGRDFGAKHADALFTGHGALDDGQRYYADVKSRAVAHGRNPDHLMVFPAATFVLGDTAADAEEKAHYIRRQQVTPQTAIAMLEQVWQRDLSGYDPDGPLPDVEPADDPTVSQGRVRHGDPKALANAWRQRSEADNLSIRELVIAVTSRQQFVGTAEHVAAEIDRHVQADACDGFILVPHLTPHGLDEFIDTVVPLLQERGVYRTAYEGVTLRDNLGLNAPERSRQAGVA; encoded by the coding sequence ATGACTCGCGAAGGTAAGCAGCGCAAGCAGGTTCACCTGGCGGCACACTTCCCCGGGGTGAACAACACGACCGTGTGGTCCGATCCGGACTCCGGCAGTCAGGTGGAGTTCGACTCGTTCATCCATCTCGCCCGTAAGGCCGAAGAGGGGCTGTTCGACTTCTTCTTCCTCGCCGAGGGCCTGCGACTGCGTGAGCACCGCGGCCGGATCCACGACCTGGACGTGGTGGGTCGCCCCGACACCTTCACGGTACTGGCGGCGCTCGCGGCCGTCACCGAACACATCGGCCTGGCCGGCACGATCAACACCACGTTCAACGAGCCGTTCGAGGTGTCCCGGCAATTCGCCAGTCTCGACCACCTCTCCGATGGCCGTGCAGCGTGGAACATGGTGACGTCGTCGGATGCGTTCACCGGCGAAAACTTCAGGCGTGGCGGCTTTCTCGAGCACGCCGACCGCTACCGGCGCGCCGAGGAATTCATCACCGTCGCCCGTGAGTTCTGGGACAGCTGGGCCGCCGACGCGGTGATCGCCGACCCGGAGACCGGCACCTACGTCGACCCGGACCGGATCAAGACGGTGTCACACCGTGGCCCGCAGTTCGACATCCGTGGGGTGAGTACGTTGCCCGGGGGGCCGCAGGGCCATCCGGTGCTCTTGCAGGCCGGCGACTCCGACGAGGGCCGCGATTTCGGCGCCAAGCACGCCGACGCTCTGTTCACCGGGCACGGTGCGCTCGACGACGGGCAGCGTTACTATGCCGACGTCAAGTCCCGCGCGGTGGCGCACGGCCGAAATCCCGACCACCTCATGGTATTTCCCGCGGCGACGTTCGTCCTCGGCGATACCGCCGCCGATGCCGAGGAGAAGGCCCACTACATCCGGCGCCAGCAGGTCACTCCGCAGACCGCGATCGCGATGCTCGAACAGGTCTGGCAGCGCGACCTGTCCGGCTACGACCCGGACGGCCCGTTACCCGACGTCGAACCCGCCGACGACCCGACCGTCAGCCAGGGCCGGGTGCGACACGGTGACCCCAAGGCGCTAGCCAACGCCTGGCGGCAGCGGTCCGAGGCCGACAATCTGTCGATCCGGGAACTGGTCATCGCGGTCACCAGCAGGCAGCAGTTCGTGGGCACCGCCGAGCATGTCGCGGCCGAGATCGACCGGCACGTCCAAGCCGATGCCTGCGACGGGTTCATCCTGGTTCCGCATCTGACCCCGCATGGGCTGGACGAGTTCATCGACACCGTCGTGCCGCTACTACAGGAGCGCGGCGTCTACCGCACCGCCTACGAAGGCGTCACGCTGCGTGACAACCTCGGATTGAATGCGCCGGAGCGCAGCCGTCAGGCCGGAGTCGCCTGA
- a CDS encoding MBL fold metallo-hydrolase: MAVALTAITEHVHMAQTPLVNWTVVSDDAGVMLIDAGFPGSRDDVLTSLRELGFGPTDVTAILLTHAHVDHFGTAIWFAKTHGTPVYCHADEVGHAKREYLQQASPVDLMRHAWQPRWVKWSLDIMRKGALTHEGIPTAGVLTDDIASTLPGRPVAVPTPGHTGGHCSYIVDGVLVAGDALVTGHPLAPNKGPQLLHRVFNHDESGCVRSLSALAMLEADVLIPGHGDLWVGPVRDAARQATPA; the protein is encoded by the coding sequence ATGGCCGTGGCCCTGACCGCAATCACCGAACACGTCCACATGGCGCAGACACCACTGGTCAATTGGACGGTGGTCAGCGACGACGCCGGTGTCATGCTGATCGACGCCGGCTTTCCGGGCAGCCGCGACGACGTGCTGACGTCGCTTCGCGAATTGGGGTTCGGCCCGACTGACGTGACGGCGATCCTGCTGACCCACGCCCACGTCGACCACTTCGGCACCGCGATCTGGTTCGCCAAGACCCACGGCACCCCGGTCTACTGCCACGCCGACGAGGTCGGCCACGCCAAACGCGAATACCTGCAGCAGGCGTCCCCGGTCGACCTGATGAGGCACGCCTGGCAGCCCCGCTGGGTGAAGTGGTCGCTGGACATCATGCGCAAGGGCGCATTGACCCACGAAGGCATTCCGACGGCGGGCGTACTCACCGACGACATTGCCTCGACGCTGCCCGGCCGGCCGGTGGCCGTGCCGACACCGGGCCACACCGGTGGGCACTGCTCCTACATCGTCGACGGGGTGCTGGTCGCCGGCGACGCGCTGGTGACCGGACATCCGCTGGCGCCCAACAAGGGTCCGCAGCTCCTGCACCGGGTGTTCAACCACGACGAGTCGGGCTGCGTGCGCAGCCTGTCGGCGCTGGCGATGCTGGAGGCCGATGTGCTGATACCCGGGCACGGTGACCTGTGGGTGGGGCCCGTGCGCGACGCGGCGCGTCAGGCGACTCCGGCCTGA
- the fgd gene encoding glucose-6-phosphate dehydrogenase (coenzyme-F420) produces the protein MAELKLGYKASAEQFAPRELVELAVLAEAHGMDSATVSDHFQPWRHEGGHAPFSLAWMTAVGERTKRLILGTSVLTPTFRYNPAVIAQAFATMGCLYPDRIFLGVGTGESLNEIATGYEGEWPEFKERYARLRESVRLMRELWLGDRVDFEGEYYKTKGASIYDVPEGGIPIYIAAGGPQVAKYAGRAGDGFICTSGKGEELYKDKLIPAMKEGAEAAGKNPDDIDRMIEIKISYDTDPELALENTRFWAPLSLTAEQKTNIHDPLEMEKAADELPIEQVAKRWIVASDPDEAVAKVKDYVDWGLNHLVFHAPGHDQRRFLELFQKDLEPRLRKLG, from the coding sequence GTGGCTGAACTGAAACTGGGTTACAAGGCGTCGGCGGAGCAGTTCGCGCCGCGTGAGTTGGTCGAGCTGGCGGTGCTGGCCGAGGCGCACGGGATGGACAGCGCGACGGTGAGCGACCACTTCCAGCCGTGGCGTCACGAAGGCGGCCACGCGCCGTTCTCGCTGGCGTGGATGACAGCGGTGGGCGAGCGCACCAAGCGGCTGATCTTGGGCACGTCGGTGCTGACCCCCACCTTCCGCTACAACCCGGCGGTGATCGCCCAGGCGTTCGCCACCATGGGATGTCTCTACCCGGATCGGATCTTCCTCGGGGTCGGCACCGGTGAGTCGCTCAACGAGATAGCCACGGGGTACGAGGGCGAATGGCCGGAGTTCAAGGAGCGCTACGCCCGGCTGCGCGAATCGGTGCGGTTGATGCGCGAGCTGTGGCTGGGCGACCGGGTCGATTTCGAAGGCGAGTACTACAAGACCAAGGGTGCCTCGATCTATGACGTGCCCGAGGGCGGCATCCCGATCTACATCGCCGCGGGCGGACCCCAGGTGGCCAAGTACGCCGGACGCGCCGGTGACGGATTCATCTGCACGTCCGGCAAGGGCGAGGAGCTGTATAAGGACAAGCTCATCCCCGCCATGAAAGAGGGTGCCGAGGCGGCGGGCAAGAACCCTGACGATATCGACCGCATGATCGAGATCAAGATCTCCTACGACACCGATCCCGAACTGGCGCTGGAGAATACGCGATTCTGGGCGCCGCTGTCGCTGACCGCCGAGCAGAAGACCAACATCCACGACCCGCTCGAGATGGAGAAGGCAGCCGACGAGCTGCCCATCGAGCAGGTCGCCAAGCGGTGGATCGTGGCCTCGGATCCCGACGAAGCAGTCGCCAAGGTCAAGGACTACGTCGACTGGGGCTTGAATCACTTGGTGTTCCACGCTCCCGGCCACGACCAGCGCCGGTTCCTGGAGCTGTTCCAGAAGGACCTCGAGCCGCGGTTGCGTAAACTCGGCTAG
- a CDS encoding glycosyltransferase yields MIAIVHERLTEIAGSEHVVTQLAREWPDAPVYIPIVDRRVTAEFTDRVVTGPLSQGYRYLGYRSYAPLLPLAAAWFRRCDFGSAEAVIISHHAFAVAAAEVAGTRPTIAYVHSPARWAWNKKMRDAEAGSLPGRLALQALSHIAVNTELSAAKKLTTIVANSTAVADRIRKHWHREAEVVHPPVDTEFFTPDPTEPVEDYFVLAGRLVAYKRPDIAVKAAAEAGVKLVVVGGGRDLEDCRKLAGGKDITFLGRVSNEELRSVLRRAKACLMPGEEDFGIVPVEAMACGTPMIALGVGGVLDSVIDGVTGTLIPPGDDESVIGRFADVLAHFDSAAFDSAQIRRHAETFSRSAFRRNMADVVSHVLAVPHPS; encoded by the coding sequence GTGATCGCAATCGTCCACGAACGGCTGACGGAGATCGCGGGGTCCGAACATGTCGTCACGCAATTGGCACGCGAGTGGCCCGACGCACCGGTCTACATTCCGATTGTGGATCGCCGGGTAACCGCCGAGTTCACCGATCGGGTGGTGACCGGGCCACTGTCGCAGGGATATCGCTACCTCGGCTATCGAAGCTATGCACCGTTGCTTCCGCTCGCAGCAGCCTGGTTCAGGCGATGCGATTTCGGGTCGGCGGAGGCCGTCATCATCAGCCACCACGCCTTCGCTGTGGCAGCCGCTGAAGTGGCCGGAACGCGACCGACGATCGCCTATGTTCATTCCCCGGCGCGCTGGGCGTGGAACAAGAAGATGCGTGACGCCGAGGCGGGCTCACTACCCGGTCGATTGGCACTCCAAGCGCTGTCGCACATCGCGGTCAACACCGAGCTGAGCGCCGCGAAGAAGCTGACCACGATTGTTGCCAACAGCACCGCCGTCGCCGATCGGATCAGAAAGCATTGGCATCGCGAGGCGGAGGTCGTTCACCCTCCGGTGGACACCGAATTCTTCACACCGGACCCGACCGAACCGGTTGAGGACTACTTCGTCCTCGCGGGCCGCCTCGTTGCCTATAAACGACCTGATATCGCCGTCAAGGCTGCCGCCGAGGCCGGGGTGAAGTTGGTGGTCGTCGGTGGCGGCCGGGATTTGGAGGACTGCCGAAAGCTGGCTGGCGGCAAGGACATCACGTTTCTCGGACGAGTCTCGAACGAGGAACTCCGGAGCGTCCTGCGACGCGCCAAGGCTTGTCTCATGCCTGGTGAAGAAGACTTCGGGATCGTGCCGGTGGAGGCTATGGCATGCGGGACCCCGATGATCGCACTCGGCGTGGGCGGCGTGCTGGACAGCGTGATCGACGGCGTCACCGGCACCTTGATTCCGCCGGGCGACGATGAATCGGTCATCGGTCGGTTCGCGGATGTGCTGGCACATTTCGACAGTGCTGCGTTCGATTCGGCGCAGATCCGCCGTCACGCCGAGACGTTCTCGCGCAGCGCATTCCGGCGCAACATGGCTGACGTGGTCAGCCATGTCCTGGCCGTTCCTCACCCCAGCTGA
- the pta gene encoding phosphate acetyltransferase — MTAARTTTSIYIASPEGDTGKSTVALGILHRLTAMVPRAGVFRPITRRENRDYILELLLAHSNAGLTYEECVGVSYERLHADPDGAIADIVDRYHEVADRCDAVVIVGSDYTDVATPTELSVNARIAANLGAPVVLSVRARDRTPQEVAQVIELCLAELAAQHAHTAAVVANRANPTQLAAVAEACADLGPRVYVLPEEPLLVAPTVADLRDAVGGVLVHGDSSLLGREVMDVLVAGMTAEHCLERLTEGVAVITPGDRSDVVLAVTSAHAAEGFPSLSAIILNGGLPLHPSIAQLVNGLGLRLPIIACDLGTFETASAVAGTRGRVTASSQRKIDTALALMERYVDIDELQERLSLPIPTVTTPQMFTYQLMERARADRKRIVLPEGDDDRILQAAGRLLRRGVAELTILGGGSEVRSRAAELGVDLTAATVLNPRTSELCDEFAAQYAELRKKKGVTLEQAREVIHDVSYFGTMLVHNGIVDGMVSGATHTTAHTVRPAFEIIKTQPDVSTVSSIFLMCLSDRVLAYGDCAIVPDPTAEQLADIAISSARTAAQFGIDPRVAMLSYSTGTSGTGAGVDKVRAATELVRTRAPELLVEGPIQYDAAVDSTVAAAKMPGSEVAGRATVLIFPDLNTGNNTYKAVQRSAGAIAIGPVLQGLNKPVNDLSRGALVEDIVNTVAITAIQAQGK, encoded by the coding sequence GTGACCGCCGCTCGCACCACAACGTCGATCTACATCGCCTCGCCGGAGGGTGACACCGGCAAGTCCACCGTCGCGCTCGGGATCCTGCACCGGTTGACCGCGATGGTGCCGAGGGCGGGAGTGTTCCGGCCGATCACACGGCGAGAGAATCGCGACTACATCCTCGAGCTGCTGCTGGCGCACAGCAATGCCGGCCTGACATACGAAGAGTGCGTCGGCGTCAGCTACGAGCGGCTGCACGCCGATCCCGACGGGGCGATTGCCGACATCGTCGACCGCTACCACGAGGTGGCCGACCGTTGCGATGCCGTGGTGATCGTCGGATCGGACTACACCGATGTCGCCACTCCGACCGAGCTGAGCGTGAACGCCCGTATCGCGGCCAACCTGGGCGCACCCGTGGTGCTGTCGGTTCGCGCTCGTGACCGGACTCCGCAGGAAGTGGCTCAGGTGATCGAGCTGTGCCTGGCCGAGCTGGCCGCGCAGCACGCCCACACAGCGGCGGTGGTCGCCAACCGGGCCAACCCCACCCAGCTGGCGGCGGTGGCCGAGGCCTGCGCGGATCTGGGGCCCCGCGTCTACGTTCTGCCCGAGGAGCCCTTGTTGGTGGCCCCGACGGTCGCCGATCTGCGTGACGCCGTCGGTGGCGTTCTGGTGCATGGTGACTCCTCGCTGCTCGGCCGGGAGGTGATGGATGTGCTCGTCGCGGGGATGACCGCCGAACACTGTCTGGAGCGGCTGACCGAAGGCGTCGCCGTGATCACGCCGGGTGATCGCTCCGACGTGGTTTTGGCGGTGACCAGCGCACACGCCGCTGAGGGCTTTCCTTCACTGTCGGCGATCATCCTCAACGGCGGCCTGCCGCTGCACCCCTCGATCGCCCAACTGGTCAACGGCCTGGGCCTGCGGCTGCCGATCATCGCCTGCGACCTCGGCACGTTCGAGACCGCCAGCGCGGTGGCCGGCACCCGGGGCCGGGTCACCGCTTCGTCGCAGCGCAAGATCGACACCGCGCTCGCTCTGATGGAGCGCTACGTCGACATCGACGAGCTGCAGGAACGGCTCAGCCTACCGATCCCCACCGTCACCACGCCGCAGATGTTCACCTATCAGCTGATGGAACGGGCCAGGGCCGATCGCAAACGAATCGTGCTCCCCGAGGGCGACGACGACCGCATTCTGCAGGCGGCCGGCCGGCTGCTGCGCCGTGGGGTCGCGGAACTGACGATTCTCGGCGGGGGGTCTGAAGTTCGCTCGCGCGCAGCAGAATTGGGCGTCGACCTGACAGCTGCCACCGTTCTGAACCCGCGCACCAGCGAGCTGTGTGACGAATTCGCCGCGCAGTACGCCGAACTTCGCAAAAAGAAGGGTGTGACGCTGGAGCAGGCGCGGGAAGTCATCCACGATGTGTCCTACTTCGGAACGATGCTCGTGCACAACGGGATCGTCGACGGCATGGTGTCGGGCGCCACCCACACCACCGCGCACACCGTGCGACCCGCGTTCGAGATCATCAAGACCCAGCCCGACGTATCCACCGTGTCGAGCATCTTCTTGATGTGTCTGTCCGACCGGGTCCTGGCCTACGGCGATTGCGCGATCGTGCCCGATCCGACCGCCGAGCAGCTCGCCGACATCGCGATCAGCTCCGCGCGTACTGCCGCTCAATTCGGGATCGATCCCCGAGTGGCGATGTTGTCCTACTCGACCGGCACCTCGGGCACCGGTGCCGGCGTCGACAAGGTCAGGGCGGCAACCGAACTGGTACGTACCCGGGCGCCGGAGCTGTTGGTGGAAGGGCCGATCCAGTACGACGCCGCCGTCGACTCGACCGTCGCAGCGGCAAAGATGCCAGGCTCTGAGGTGGCCGGCCGTGCCACGGTGCTGATCTTCCCGGACCTCAACACCGGCAACAACACCTACAAGGCGGTGCAGCGCAGTGCGGGCGCCATCGCCATCGGCCCGGTGCTGCAGGGCCTCAACAAGCCCGTCAACGACCTGTCCCGCGGAGCGCTCGTCGAAGACATCGTCAACACCGTTGCGATCACCGCGATCCAGGCCCAGGGGAAGTGA
- a CDS encoding acetate kinase yields the protein MSSTVLVLNSGSSSLKYQLLEPDTAASLAHGIVERIGESTSTATLVLGNNEIRRDGRIADHEAALRTAFDLFAETGQALDGLGLIAVGHRVVHGGEDLYRPTIVDDALIAKLRELAPLAPLHNPPAVLGIEVARKVLPDLAHVAVFDTAFFHDLPAAATTYAIDRDLARRWQIRRYGFHGTSHQYVRQQAARFLGAPIESLNQIVLHLGNGASASAIAGGRPVDTSMGLTPMEGLVMGTRSGDIDPGVLVYLWRSCDMGVEDIETMLNRRSGMYGLSGEIDFRAIHRRIESGDDAAQLAYDVYIHRLRKYLGAYLAILGHTDVVTFTAGVGENDARVRRDALTGLAPLGIELDEHLNDSPAGAARRISAEKSPTTVLVIPTNEELAIAQACLTVV from the coding sequence ATGAGCTCTACTGTTCTGGTATTGAACTCCGGCTCGTCGTCACTGAAATATCAGCTACTGGAACCAGATACCGCCGCGTCGCTGGCCCACGGGATCGTCGAACGGATCGGGGAGTCGACGTCAACGGCGACCCTGGTGCTGGGCAACAACGAGATTCGGCGCGACGGCCGCATCGCCGATCACGAAGCGGCCCTGCGGACCGCGTTCGACCTGTTCGCCGAGACCGGCCAAGCGTTGGACGGATTGGGACTGATCGCCGTTGGTCACCGCGTGGTGCATGGCGGCGAGGATCTGTACCGGCCCACGATCGTCGACGACGCGCTGATCGCCAAACTGCGGGAACTCGCCCCGCTGGCGCCACTGCATAATCCCCCGGCGGTGCTGGGCATCGAGGTGGCCCGTAAGGTGCTGCCCGACCTGGCTCACGTCGCGGTCTTCGACACCGCCTTCTTCCACGATCTACCCGCCGCCGCGACCACCTATGCGATCGATCGGGATCTGGCCAGACGATGGCAGATTCGCCGCTACGGCTTCCACGGCACTTCGCACCAATATGTGCGCCAGCAGGCCGCGCGTTTTCTGGGCGCCCCGATCGAATCGCTCAACCAGATCGTCCTCCACCTCGGCAATGGCGCCTCGGCGTCGGCGATCGCCGGTGGCCGCCCCGTCGACACCTCGATGGGGCTTACGCCGATGGAGGGTCTGGTGATGGGCACCCGCTCCGGTGACATCGACCCGGGCGTGCTCGTCTACCTGTGGCGCTCCTGCGACATGGGTGTCGAGGACATCGAGACGATGCTCAACCGGCGCTCCGGAATGTACGGGCTCAGCGGTGAGATAGACTTCCGCGCCATCCACCGGCGAATCGAAAGTGGCGACGACGCAGCTCAATTGGCTTACGACGTCTACATCCACCGGTTGCGCAAATACCTCGGCGCCTATCTGGCGATCCTGGGCCATACCGATGTGGTGACGTTCACCGCGGGCGTGGGGGAGAACGATGCGCGTGTACGGCGCGACGCGCTGACCGGGCTGGCGCCACTGGGGATCGAACTCGACGAGCACCTCAACGACAGTCCGGCCGGAGCTGCCCGACGGATCTCCGCCGAGAAGTCGCCCACGACAGTGCTCGTGATCCCGACGAACGAGGAACTGGCGATCGCGCAGGCCTGCCTGACAGTGGTCTAG